The following are encoded together in the Bradymonas sediminis genome:
- a CDS encoding zinc ribbon domain-containing protein, with the protein MPYLTSYLWKLPKFTSAQPAQSDPNTESDAPCLLAAACRDCGNYNFPPKSNCRYCGSPRIRTVSVGPESPVKTRKWAFSPPDCPQKPN; encoded by the coding sequence ATGCCATACCTGACTTCATATCTGTGGAAACTTCCCAAATTCACCTCGGCTCAACCCGCTCAAAGCGACCCGAACACCGAATCTGACGCGCCATGCCTCCTGGCAGCCGCGTGTCGAGACTGCGGCAACTATAATTTCCCGCCCAAATCCAATTGCCGCTATTGTGGCAGCCCGCGCATCCGGACCGTCTCGGTCGGCCCCGAGAGCCCGGTTAAAACGCGCAAATGGGCATTTTCGCCGCCCGACTGCCCCCAAAAACCCAACTAA
- a CDS encoding lytic transglycosylase domain-containing protein has protein sequence MKFSHANARRLMIGLSGLVALSLAAPASAQESQTRRDASPSVDAAAEWISVAATAGFDASAEAFEAQNESGSDDYKEVQELEKLEEEAMHTVVIGHGTDFDPELLAPFHGTLSLIHADLGYLSALHRLSETAPTGSALLDRPDVQKRLADTKVLGLTQHDQAAVRAYLDFFDGRGKRTLAGWIRRMHVFAPIILETLRDKGLPEDLIYVAMIESGFSPWARSPAAAVGLWQFIRSTGRYMGLRIDAYVDERRDPVKSTIAAAEYLTYLYDKFGSWPLALAAYNGGPGLMAKSIRKYNSNDYWYICRQNGLYDETRRYVPKVIGAALVAKNADVFGLDMIKGHAPFEFDLVEVPPSTRLSLVSSAVGAELDTIKKLNPALLTGATPPGKDTYSLRIPVGTTKKFVQNFDKIRLDNGAEHITHRVRFGESVEMIGETHRVAPRVLRAANGLKKGQMPPIGQELIVPKKALGTWNPRGKSSSKKVILLPSVEYKNPKLKRYFYRVQSGDTLKAMGRGLGINPADITLWNHLDPNAALQSGLYLQIFLPEDRATDSLALTAESEVTPIVIGSAAHKKLKAKKTSSSGRGRRWHRVRSGESLWLIARRYKVTVKKLKRWNRSLRRSNTLQPGQKILVYPGR, from the coding sequence ATGAAGTTTTCGCACGCGAACGCCCGTCGCCTGATGATCGGCCTGAGCGGCCTCGTTGCCCTGAGCCTCGCTGCGCCCGCCAGCGCGCAGGAATCGCAAACGCGCCGCGACGCCAGCCCCAGCGTCGACGCCGCCGCGGAGTGGATCTCGGTGGCCGCCACCGCCGGTTTTGACGCCTCCGCCGAGGCCTTCGAGGCGCAGAACGAAAGCGGCAGCGACGACTATAAAGAGGTCCAGGAGCTCGAAAAGCTCGAGGAGGAGGCGATGCACACCGTCGTCATCGGCCATGGCACCGACTTCGACCCCGAACTCCTCGCCCCCTTCCACGGCACGCTCAGTCTGATTCACGCCGATCTTGGCTACCTCTCGGCGCTGCATCGACTCTCGGAGACCGCCCCGACCGGCTCCGCCCTCTTGGACCGCCCCGACGTCCAGAAGCGCCTCGCCGACACCAAGGTCCTGGGCTTAACCCAGCACGACCAGGCCGCGGTGCGCGCGTACCTGGACTTCTTCGACGGCCGCGGAAAACGCACCCTGGCCGGCTGGATCCGGCGCATGCACGTCTTCGCGCCGATCATCCTGGAGACGCTGCGCGACAAGGGCCTGCCCGAGGATCTGATCTATGTGGCGATGATCGAGAGTGGGTTTAGCCCCTGGGCGCGCTCCCCGGCTGCGGCGGTCGGCCTCTGGCAATTTATCCGCTCCACCGGGCGCTATATGGGCCTGCGCATCGACGCCTACGTCGACGAGCGGCGCGACCCGGTGAAATCGACCATCGCCGCCGCCGAATACCTGACCTATCTCTACGATAAATTCGGCTCCTGGCCGCTCGCCCTGGCCGCCTATAACGGCGGGCCGGGCTTGATGGCGAAGTCGATCCGCAAATATAACTCCAACGATTATTGGTATATTTGCCGCCAAAACGGCCTCTATGACGAGACGCGCCGCTACGTGCCCAAGGTCATCGGGGCGGCGCTGGTGGCCAAGAACGCTGATGTGTTTGGCCTCGACATGATCAAGGGCCACGCGCCCTTCGAATTCGACTTGGTCGAGGTGCCGCCGAGCACCCGCCTAAGCCTGGTCTCCAGCGCGGTCGGCGCCGAGTTGGACACCATCAAAAAGCTCAACCCGGCGCTGCTCACCGGCGCCACCCCGCCCGGCAAAGACACCTATTCCCTGCGCATCCCGGTCGGCACCACAAAAAAGTTCGTCCAGAACTTCGACAAGATCCGCCTCGATAACGGCGCCGAGCACATCACCCACCGGGTGCGCTTCGGCGAGTCGGTGGAGATGATCGGTGAGACCCATCGGGTCGCCCCGCGGGTGCTGCGCGCGGCGAACGGGCTCAAAAAAGGCCAGATGCCGCCGATCGGCCAGGAGCTTATCGTCCCGAAAAAGGCGCTTGGCACTTGGAATCCGCGCGGTAAAAGCAGCAGCAAAAAGGTCATCCTGCTGCCCTCGGTCGAGTATAAAAACCCGAAGCTCAAGCGCTATTTTTACCGAGTCCAGAGCGGCGACACCCTCAAGGCCATGGGGCGCGGCCTGGGCATCAACCCGGCCGACATCACCCTGTGGAACCACCTCGACCCGAACGCCGCGCTCCAAAGCGGGCTCTATCTGCAGATCTTTTTGCCCGAAGACCGCGCCACCGATTCCCTGGCGCTGACCGCCGAATCCGAGGTCACCCCCATCGTCATCGGCAGCGCCGCGCACAAAAAGCTCAAGGCCAAGAAGACCTCGAGCAGCGGGCGCGGCCGCCGCTGGCACCGGGTGCGCTCCGGCGAGAGCCTCTGGCTGATCGCGCGGCGCTATAAGGTCACGGTCAAAAAACTCAAGCGATGGAACCGCTCGCTTCGGCGCAGCAACACCTTGCAGCCCGGCCAGAAGATTCTGGTATACCCGGGGCGTTGA
- a CDS encoding bifunctional serine/threonine-protein kinase/formylglycine-generating enzyme family protein, with protein sequence MATIICSSCGTRNVQGNPNCRRCSEPIGAPPSPAALRPLPDPTLDAMPTMVAGRWAVGDHLAGSDNPYLFLGRDVGSDETVLIKKLSREAAMDRTMRGRFSREAEILGSLEHPGIANLLEVVIDDDMPAMILEARGQATLRLLLDRQRHLPTGMALECVLQLLDIFQYLHSKRITHRQLMPSKILVGVSPTTGFPEFSLVDFGLADRVAVLTLDELEFGSGTLMGVKATDSVSATAPRLYQAPEQLRGESSQQSDIYSLGVIFFELLTGELPLSDNPDDDAGSERSILHEDPTDVRLLRPEITPELESIIRTMLSKDPVYRFKTVQELREVLMTSPEAKSQNMVPIKKGYFLRGSSADDLSARPEETPQTQVFLDAYAIDQTPVTAADYQLYLNATGTKADPQWHKFNDPKNAPLKPAVYITWTEAQAYATWAGKRLPTEAEWEKAARGADGRKYPWGDDEPTRKRACFDGQSPCEVGAHPFGNSPLGVHEMAGNVFEWVQDWFDPDYYKNAPTHNPSGPAHGSKKVLRGGSFAHGLVSLRCAARGRYEPDERRANHGFRCAWSLDPDGLDPR encoded by the coding sequence ATGGCGACGATTATTTGTTCGAGTTGCGGCACACGCAACGTGCAGGGGAATCCTAATTGTCGGCGGTGCAGCGAGCCAATCGGCGCGCCGCCAAGCCCCGCGGCGCTGCGCCCACTGCCCGACCCAACCCTGGACGCCATGCCGACGATGGTCGCCGGGCGCTGGGCGGTCGGCGACCATCTGGCCGGCAGCGACAACCCCTATCTCTTTTTGGGGCGCGACGTCGGCAGCGACGAAACCGTGCTCATCAAAAAGCTCAGCCGCGAAGCCGCCATGGACCGCACCATGCGCGGGCGCTTCTCGCGCGAGGCCGAGATCCTCGGGTCGCTTGAGCACCCGGGCATCGCGAATCTTCTGGAAGTCGTCATCGACGACGATATGCCGGCCATGATTCTGGAGGCCCGCGGCCAGGCGACGCTTCGCCTTCTGCTCGACCGCCAGCGCCATTTACCCACGGGCATGGCCCTGGAATGCGTGCTGCAATTATTGGATATTTTCCAATACCTGCACTCCAAACGCATCACTCACCGCCAGCTAATGCCCAGTAAGATCCTCGTGGGGGTCTCGCCGACCACCGGATTCCCGGAGTTTAGCCTGGTCGACTTCGGCCTGGCCGACCGCGTCGCGGTGCTCACCCTGGACGAACTCGAGTTCGGCAGCGGCACCCTGATGGGCGTCAAGGCGACCGACTCGGTCAGCGCCACCGCGCCCCGCCTCTATCAGGCGCCCGAGCAATTGCGCGGCGAATCCAGCCAGCAAAGCGATATCTACTCCCTCGGGGTCATCTTTTTTGAGCTACTCACCGGCGAGCTTCCGCTGTCGGATAACCCCGACGACGACGCTGGCAGCGAGCGCAGCATCCTGCACGAAGACCCCACCGACGTGCGCCTGCTGCGCCCCGAGATCACCCCGGAGCTCGAGAGCATCATCCGCACCATGCTCTCCAAAGACCCGGTCTATCGCTTCAAGACGGTCCAGGAGCTGCGCGAGGTGCTGATGACCTCGCCGGAGGCCAAATCCCAAAATATGGTCCCCATCAAGAAGGGGTATTTCCTGCGCGGAAGCAGCGCCGATGACCTCAGCGCCCGCCCCGAGGAGACGCCGCAGACGCAGGTCTTTCTCGACGCCTACGCCATCGACCAGACCCCGGTCACGGCCGCCGACTATCAGCTCTACCTCAACGCCACCGGCACCAAAGCCGACCCGCAATGGCATAAATTCAATGACCCCAAAAACGCGCCCCTAAAGCCGGCCGTCTATATCACCTGGACCGAGGCCCAGGCCTACGCGACCTGGGCGGGCAAACGCCTGCCGACCGAGGCCGAGTGGGAGAAAGCCGCCCGCGGCGCCGACGGGCGAAAATACCCCTGGGGCGACGATGAACCCACCCGAAAGCGCGCCTGCTTCGACGGCCAATCCCCCTGCGAGGTCGGCGCGCACCCCTTCGGCAATAGCCCGCTGGGGGTGCACGAAATGGCGGGCAATGTCTTCGAATGGGTCCAAGATTGGTTCGACCCCGACTATTATAAAAACGCGCCAACCCATAACCCCAGCGGTCCCGCGCACGGCAGCAAAAAAGTGCTGCGCGGCGGGTCCTTCGCCCACGGCCTGGTCTCGCTGCGCTGCGCCGCCCGCGGGCGCTACGAGCCCGACGAGCGCCGCGCAAACCACGGCTTTCGCTGCGCCTGGTCCCTCGACCCCGATGGCCTTGATCCCCGCTAA
- a CDS encoding MBL fold metallo-hydrolase, giving the protein MSDPITLQILGSGSSGNCAFVRVGDTRLLIDAGISCRRIEQTLASHGESIENLSAILVTHEHSDHIRGLKTLLSKYPDTEIFATRGTQIGSERLVEAAQSWTTIKAESPFEIGEVRVHPFKLSHDANEPTGFRLDADGFSMAFATDLGVWNNTILEHLSGCRVIILEANHDLDMLRAGPYPAYLQKRVASSRGHLSNDQARSLLSRLPAPRPEWVILAHLSAKNNAADVALNEVKKALKPEDTTRLIAAGPKPAAPFDVARLATPKRPAKTPSQGSLFSTSN; this is encoded by the coding sequence ATGAGTGACCCCATCACCCTCCAGATCCTCGGAAGCGGCTCCAGCGGCAATTGCGCCTTTGTTCGCGTCGGCGACACACGCCTGCTCATCGACGCGGGCATCTCGTGTCGGCGCATCGAGCAGACGCTGGCGAGCCACGGCGAATCCATCGAGAACCTGAGCGCCATCCTGGTCACCCACGAGCACTCGGACCATATTCGCGGGCTCAAGACGCTGCTGTCGAAATACCCGGACACCGAGATATTCGCCACCCGCGGCACCCAGATCGGCAGCGAGCGACTCGTCGAGGCGGCCCAATCGTGGACGACGATCAAGGCCGAGTCGCCTTTTGAGATCGGCGAGGTCCGGGTTCACCCCTTCAAGCTAAGCCACGACGCCAATGAACCGACGGGGTTTCGCCTCGACGCCGACGGCTTCTCGATGGCATTTGCCACCGACCTCGGCGTCTGGAATAACACCATCCTCGAGCACCTCAGCGGATGCCGAGTGATTATCTTGGAGGCCAATCACGACCTCGATATGCTGCGCGCGGGCCCCTACCCGGCTTATTTGCAAAAGCGCGTGGCCTCGAGTCGCGGCCACCTCTCCAACGACCAGGCCCGCTCTTTGCTCAGCCGGCTGCCGGCGCCTCGCCCCGAGTGGGTGATTTTAGCGCACCTTAGCGCCAAGAATAACGCGGCCGACGTGGCCCTGAACGAAGTAAAAAAGGCGCTCAAACCCGAGGATACGACGCGCCTCATCGCGGCCGGCCCTAAACCCGCCGCGCCCTTCGACGTTGCGCGCCTCGCCACGCCCAAACGCCCCGCGAAGACACCCTCCCAGGGCTCGCTTTTCTCGACCTCGAATTAA
- a CDS encoding serine/threonine-protein kinase — protein sequence MNNDQTTIANREDVGDTPVELDKLTGQLISGRYQVEECLGCGAMGEVYRATHTLMAKTVAIKVLRSQLEQRDDLVERFRREAQAAAHIDHPNICAASDFGQMDDGTFFLVIEYLEGHTLEDAIEARAPISAAQTIDIAVQVASGLSRAHELDVIHRDLKPENIMLVAREDGQDFVKILDFGVARVRLTEQHENAQLTQAGTVWGTPLYMAPEQAAGGEVDGRSDLYSLGVILYEMLCGRPPFKDSNPARVMAMHLTHQPRPPSEYAPEAKIPLALETLVLELLDKDPNSRPASASALIERLEACRDANKLPIAQRAQDIADQSSVLLKRAVNSSETGVARALTWFRAQETLTQGIVLGVSAALLLAVILVPTIAVISTIAGSSGSTTAAAQAKSKKVRRNLKEKRADFIKEAGLDDVPVALAENRTSDALSALDNAAATYGDNPHFAYLSGRTNAVRGRWQASIDAYKKALSAEPLYANDSQLVDDIFVRFSDPKKHRAAPAQELIEEYLDTVYATQKLAEVASESDSGSARKRAYQVLESTKRMDDLEDWSRLSIQMGNAKNCNARKKIIPDIVKAGDPRGLKVLRAYAAKSTRGCGFLSLEDCHACMRGDLRDAIQTLEKEE from the coding sequence ATGAATAACGACCAAACTACAATTGCGAATCGCGAAGATGTTGGGGATACGCCAGTTGAGTTAGACAAACTCACAGGCCAACTCATCTCCGGGCGCTACCAGGTCGAAGAGTGCCTGGGGTGTGGCGCCATGGGTGAGGTCTACCGAGCCACCCACACGCTGATGGCCAAAACGGTGGCGATCAAAGTCCTGCGCTCTCAGCTTGAGCAACGTGACGATCTGGTCGAGCGTTTCCGCCGCGAAGCCCAGGCCGCCGCCCATATCGACCACCCCAATATCTGCGCGGCCAGTGACTTCGGTCAGATGGACGACGGCACCTTCTTTCTGGTCATCGAATATCTTGAGGGACACACCCTCGAAGACGCCATCGAAGCTCGAGCTCCGATCTCCGCCGCCCAGACCATCGACATCGCCGTCCAAGTCGCCTCCGGCCTCAGCCGCGCCCACGAACTCGACGTGATTCACCGGGACCTGAAGCCCGAAAATATCATGCTCGTCGCGCGCGAGGACGGCCAAGATTTCGTCAAGATCCTCGACTTCGGCGTCGCCCGCGTGCGCCTCACCGAACAACACGAAAATGCCCAACTCACCCAGGCCGGCACCGTCTGGGGAACCCCTTTATATATGGCCCCCGAGCAAGCAGCCGGCGGCGAGGTCGACGGTCGGTCGGATCTGTATAGCCTCGGCGTCATCCTCTACGAGATGCTCTGCGGACGCCCGCCCTTCAAGGACTCGAACCCCGCACGCGTCATGGCGATGCACCTCACTCACCAACCCCGGCCGCCCTCGGAATACGCGCCCGAGGCGAAGATTCCACTCGCGCTGGAAACACTGGTCCTGGAGTTGCTGGACAAAGATCCCAACAGCCGCCCGGCCTCGGCCAGCGCCCTCATCGAGCGACTCGAGGCCTGCCGCGACGCAAATAAGCTCCCCATCGCCCAGCGCGCCCAGGATATCGCCGACCAGAGCTCGGTCTTGCTTAAACGCGCGGTGAACTCCTCAGAAACCGGCGTGGCGCGCGCGCTCACATGGTTCCGCGCCCAAGAAACGCTCACTCAGGGCATCGTCCTGGGCGTGAGCGCAGCGCTGCTTTTAGCCGTCATTTTGGTGCCGACCATCGCCGTCATCAGCACCATCGCCGGTTCCTCCGGGTCAACTACCGCGGCGGCCCAGGCAAAGAGCAAGAAAGTCAGGCGCAATCTTAAGGAAAAGCGCGCCGATTTCATCAAAGAAGCCGGGCTCGACGATGTGCCCGTCGCCCTGGCCGAGAACCGGACCTCCGACGCCCTCTCGGCGCTCGACAACGCCGCAGCAACCTACGGAGATAACCCCCATTTTGCCTACCTAAGCGGGCGAACCAACGCCGTGCGTGGGCGCTGGCAGGCGAGCATCGACGCCTATAAAAAAGCACTCTCAGCCGAGCCTCTCTACGCCAATGACTCCCAATTGGTTGACGATATCTTTGTGCGCTTTTCGGACCCCAAAAAACACCGCGCCGCGCCCGCTCAAGAGCTCATCGAAGAGTATTTGGACACCGTCTACGCCACCCAAAAGCTCGCCGAAGTCGCCAGCGAGAGCGACTCAGGTTCGGCGCGAAAACGCGCCTATCAGGTGCTCGAGAGCACCAAGCGCATGGACGATCTCGAGGATTGGAGTCGCCTCAGCATCCAAATGGGCAACGCCAAGAACTGCAACGCGCGTAAAAAGATCATCCCCGACATCGTCAAGGCAGGCGACCCACGCGGCCTCAAGGTCCTCAGGGCCTATGCAGCCAAAAGCACGCGCGGTTGCGGTTTTCTCTCCCTCGAAGACTGTCATGCCTGCATGCGCGGCGACCTGCGCGACGCCATCCAAACCCTTGAAAAAGAAGAATAA
- a CDS encoding YiiX/YebB-like N1pC/P60 family cysteine hydrolase, whose protein sequence is MGILRDKLKFGSLLDRKRLGVLMILLVAFGLRMACTPRPNNRHLAQAATQDLSAFDEDAGRIARADAGLADLLEYGRQNPQMLASGHTPGEPLKVRAADRKHLRQSYAALLDHLKGLEGLKSQWQQVAFDARSIHGPTHARAYLLSYAAWLVQYRRGLEWVELTVPNKALETMLDEAVPSQGIERGSFARLKRNIIHMRSVGQYWAGYQYIQTLRGPLEEAGCFEDAVCMEVMGQIEENHQAARVLLTRRGVLSFGYNAWDIVRDTGFDAWFPVQTRAARWMGDTRLARQSRHLIAPEQIREMGRHLEPGDILVARSNWYLSNAGLPGFWPHSELFVGTAEELEALAEDEQVARYYRDNTDYDGLIDALRERFPAAWAAYNEPDAAGEVRAVIESRSEGVIFTSLQDALGSDYAAAMRPRASTVARARAIEVAFSHWGKPYDFNFDFLTDQELVCTELVYHAWQPTQTREGVDFDLVDVMGRTTLPVNIIVEQFDREYDNPDRSLDFVYFLDGQETGGPARVRDVAAFRQSWKRPKWGFMQD, encoded by the coding sequence ATGGGCATTCTGAGGGATAAATTAAAATTCGGCTCGCTCCTGGACCGCAAACGCCTGGGGGTGTTGATGATCCTGCTGGTTGCGTTCGGCCTGCGCATGGCGTGTACGCCGCGGCCCAATAATCGCCACCTGGCCCAGGCCGCGACCCAGGACCTCAGCGCCTTTGACGAGGACGCCGGCCGGATCGCGCGCGCCGACGCGGGGCTGGCCGATCTGTTGGAGTATGGCCGCCAGAACCCCCAGATGCTCGCCAGCGGCCACACCCCCGGCGAGCCGCTGAAGGTGCGCGCGGCGGACCGAAAACACCTTCGCCAGAGCTACGCGGCGCTGCTCGACCACCTCAAGGGTCTCGAGGGCCTGAAATCCCAATGGCAGCAGGTCGCCTTCGACGCGCGCAGCATCCATGGGCCGACGCATGCGCGCGCCTATCTGCTCAGCTACGCGGCGTGGCTGGTGCAGTATCGGCGCGGGCTGGAGTGGGTTGAGTTGACGGTGCCCAATAAGGCGCTGGAGACGATGCTCGATGAGGCGGTGCCGTCCCAGGGCATCGAGCGCGGCTCGTTTGCGCGGCTCAAACGCAACATCATCCATATGCGCTCGGTGGGGCAATATTGGGCGGGGTATCAATATATTCAGACGCTTCGCGGGCCGCTCGAAGAGGCGGGGTGTTTCGAGGACGCGGTGTGCATGGAGGTGATGGGGCAGATCGAGGAGAATCACCAGGCGGCCCGGGTGCTGCTGACCCGGCGGGGCGTGCTGTCCTTTGGGTATAACGCCTGGGATATCGTGCGCGACACGGGCTTTGACGCCTGGTTCCCGGTCCAAACCCGCGCGGCGCGCTGGATGGGCGACACGCGCCTGGCCCGCCAGAGCCGCCATCTTATCGCGCCGGAGCAAATCCGCGAGATGGGCCGGCACCTGGAGCCCGGCGATATCCTGGTGGCCCGGAGCAATTGGTATCTATCCAACGCCGGGTTGCCGGGGTTCTGGCCGCACTCCGAGCTCTTCGTGGGCACCGCCGAGGAGCTTGAGGCCCTGGCCGAAGACGAGCAGGTCGCGCGCTATTACCGCGACAACACCGACTATGACGGCCTCATCGACGCGCTGCGCGAGCGCTTCCCGGCCGCCTGGGCTGCGTATAATGAGCCCGACGCAGCGGGCGAGGTGCGCGCGGTGATCGAGTCGCGCTCGGAGGGGGTGATCTTTACGTCGTTGCAGGACGCGCTGGGCTCCGACTACGCCGCCGCGATGCGCCCGCGGGCGAGCACGGTGGCGCGCGCCCGCGCCATCGAGGTGGCGTTTTCGCATTGGGGAAAACCCTACGATTTCAACTTCGACTTTTTGACCGACCAGGAGCTCGTCTGCACCGAGCTGGTCTACCACGCCTGGCAGCCCACCCAGACCCGCGAGGGCGTCGACTTCGACCTGGTCGACGTCATGGGGCGCACCACGCTGCCGGTCAACATCATCGTCGAGCAATTTGACCGCGAGTACGATAACCCGGACCGAAGCCTGGACTTCGTGTATTTCCTCGACGGCCAGGAGACCGGCGGGCCGGCGCGGGTGCGCGATGTCGCGGCGTTTCGCCAGAGCTGGAAGCGGCCCAAGTGGGGATTTATGCAGGATTGA
- a CDS encoding bifunctional aspartate kinase/diaminopimelate decarboxylase gives MSPNRTSGADNSAPSADTFVVLKFGGTSVSTLERWQTVAEILEATLAENKRPFVVCSALSGVSNQLEALAALAPTGDYAELIDQIKARHRALADAMAVDADAALGEYFEEMDRMALGASLTREVSPKLHARIMALGELMSTRLGVAYLQSRGASITWRDARTMLVASDEPHINMHRHYLSAACTCTPDPALRQDLANEPAKIVLTQGFIARDAQDDTVLLGRGGSDTSAAYFAAKLGAERLEIWTDVPGMFTSNPRDIASARLLYELDYDEAQELATMGGKVLHPRCIAPVREQQIPLHIRCTLRPELEGTRISSDTQDFGAQVKSISQKRGVTLISMDTLGMWQQVGFMADAFAVFKSHGFSIDLVATSQTNVTVSLDPMANALEAQSIERLLADLNQVCVARQIGPCAVVSLVGRNIRSILDELGPAFEVFDEQSIYLLSQAASDLNLTVVVDEDQAERLVRNLHAHLFNRRLSDALFGPTWNELFAEEPEEASAFPIWWRTRRAELLALADDAPAYVYSAESLEQSVAAIQSLDAVDRIFYAMKANPHPDILRLFEKAGLGFECVSPGEVERVRELFPKIDAARILYTPNFAPRADYDFGFAQAGYLTLDNLYPLEAWPELFRGREIIVRIDPGRGRGHHKHVRTAGPQSKFGVSPDEIDRLIAAADAVDCTVVGLHTHVGSGIRTPDTWAENALFLASLRAHFPKLRLLNLGGGLGVPEQAGQAPLDVAAVGALLGQVKAVHPDLELWLEPGRFMVAQAGVLLARVTQTKQKGDIQYIGIETGMNSLIRPALYGAHHEILNLTRLNEPAVQTAEVVGPICETGDVLGHARRLPKTVEGDLILINTVGAYGHAMSSNYNLRAPAREIFMQ, from the coding sequence ATGTCTCCGAACCGCACCTCGGGCGCCGATAACTCGGCGCCCTCCGCAGATACCTTCGTCGTCTTAAAATTCGGCGGCACCAGCGTCTCCACCCTCGAGCGCTGGCAGACCGTCGCCGAGATTCTGGAGGCCACGCTCGCCGAAAACAAACGCCCCTTCGTGGTTTGCTCGGCGCTCAGCGGCGTCTCGAACCAGCTCGAAGCGTTGGCCGCCCTGGCCCCAACCGGCGACTACGCCGAGCTTATCGACCAGATTAAAGCCCGCCACCGCGCCCTGGCCGACGCCATGGCCGTCGACGCCGACGCAGCGCTCGGCGAGTATTTCGAAGAGATGGATCGCATGGCGCTGGGCGCTTCGCTGACCCGCGAGGTCAGCCCCAAACTCCACGCCCGCATCATGGCGCTCGGCGAGCTGATGTCGACGCGCCTGGGCGTGGCATATTTGCAGAGTCGTGGGGCGTCGATCACCTGGCGCGACGCCCGCACGATGCTCGTGGCCAGCGACGAGCCGCATATCAATATGCACCGCCACTATTTATCGGCCGCCTGCACATGCACGCCCGACCCCGCGCTGCGCCAAGACCTCGCCAATGAACCCGCAAAAATCGTTTTAACTCAAGGGTTTATCGCACGCGACGCACAGGACGACACCGTCCTTTTGGGGCGCGGAGGCTCCGACACCTCGGCCGCGTATTTCGCCGCAAAGCTCGGCGCCGAGCGCCTCGAGATCTGGACCGACGTCCCGGGCATGTTCACCTCAAACCCGCGCGATATCGCCTCGGCCCGCCTGCTCTACGAGCTCGACTATGACGAGGCCCAGGAGCTCGCCACCATGGGCGGAAAGGTCCTGCACCCGCGCTGCATCGCGCCGGTGCGCGAGCAGCAAATCCCGCTGCATATCCGCTGCACGCTGCGCCCCGAGCTCGAGGGCACGCGCATCTCGTCGGACACCCAGGACTTCGGCGCCCAGGTTAAATCGATCTCGCAGAAGCGCGGCGTCACGCTTATCTCGATGGACACGCTGGGAATGTGGCAGCAGGTCGGCTTTATGGCCGACGCCTTCGCCGTCTTTAAAAGTCACGGGTTCTCCATCGACCTGGTCGCGACCTCCCAGACCAACGTCACCGTCTCGCTCGACCCGATGGCCAACGCCCTGGAGGCGCAGAGCATCGAGCGGCTCCTGGCCGATCTCAACCAGGTCTGCGTGGCCCGCCAGATCGGCCCCTGCGCGGTGGTCAGCCTGGTCGGGCGAAATATCCGCTCGATCCTCGACGAGCTCGGGCCGGCCTTTGAGGTCTTCGACGAGCAGTCGATTTATCTGCTCTCACAGGCGGCGAGCGACCTTAACCTCACGGTGGTGGTCGACGAAGACCAGGCCGAGCGCCTGGTGCGAAATCTGCACGCGCATCTTTTCAACCGCCGCCTCTCCGACGCGCTCTTCGGCCCGACCTGGAACGAACTTTTTGCCGAAGAGCCCGAAGAAGCCAGCGCCTTCCCCATCTGGTGGCGCACCCGCCGCGCCGAACTCCTCGCCCTGGCCGACGACGCCCCGGCCTACGTGTATAGCGCCGAAAGCCTGGAGCAATCGGTGGCGGCGATTCAATCGCTCGACGCGGTCGACCGGATCTTCTACGCGATGAAGGCAAACCCCCACCCCGATATTTTGCGGCTCTTCGAAAAAGCCGGCCTGGGCTTTGAGTGTGTGTCTCCCGGCGAGGTCGAGCGGGTGCGCGAACTCTTCCCGAAGATCGACGCGGCGCGCATCCTCTATACGCCCAACTTCGCCCCGCGCGCAGACTACGACTTCGGCTTTGCCCAGGCGGGCTATCTCACCCTCGACAATCTCTATCCGCTCGAGGCCTGGCCCGAGCTTTTTCGCGGGCGCGAGATCATCGTGCGCATCGATCCGGGCCGCGGCCGCGGGCACCACAAACATGTGCGCACGGCCGGGCCGCAGTCGAAATTCGGCGTGAGCCCCGACGAGATCGACCGCCTCATCGCGGCCGCCGACGCCGTCGACTGCACGGTCGTCGGGCTTCATACCCATGTCGGCAGCGGCATTCGAACGCCGGATACCTGGGCCGAAAACGCCCTCTTTTTGGCCTCCCTACGCGCCCATTTCCCCAAATTGCGCCTCCTCAATCTTGGCGGCGGCCTCGGCGTCCCCGAGCAAGCCGGCCAGGCGCCGCTGGACGTCGCGGCGGTCGGCGCCCTGCTCGGCCAGGTCAAAGCGGTGCATCCGGATCTGGAGCTCTGGCTGGAGCCCGGCCGCTTTATGGTCGCCCAGGCCGGCGTCCTTTTGGCGCGCGTCACCCAGACCAAACAAAAGGGCGACATCCAATATATCGGCATCGAGACCGGCATGAACTCGCTGATTCGCCCGGCCCTCTATGGCGCGCATCACGAGATTCTTAACCTCACGCGCCTCAACGAGCCGGCGGTGCAGACCGCCGAGGTGGTCGGGCCGATCTGCGAAACCGGCGATGTGCTCGGCCACGCCCGTCGCCTGCCGAAGACCGTGGAGGGCGACCTCATCCTCATCAACACGGTCGGCGCTTATGGCCACGCGATGAGCTCAAATTATAATTTACGGGCGCCCGCGCGCGAAATTTTCATGCAATAA